In Oscillatoria salina IIICB1, the following proteins share a genomic window:
- the rfaE1 gene encoding D-glycero-beta-D-manno-heptose-7-phosphate kinase yields MAESTCFQDTLNAAAERLFALLDRFHQAEILVIGDLTLDEFLTGQVERISREAPVLILRHEHTRQIPGGGANAVYNLAKLGAKVKVVGLVGKDPQGEALRAIFEAAGIDTTGMLTATDRPTVTKTRIGGHARQSVTQQIVRVDRKSDQMPDLDLQMQLAEYIRSQIEDVDAVVCSDYGDGVLTAPVIEAALSHKHTIVDAQKGLERYRHAKLFTPNLPEAEQAVGYSISEPQSLVRAGQDLLSKTAAEQILITRGDEGMSLFESRDGESECWHIPAFNRTDVFDVTGAGDTVVAALTLSKCAGASFWEASVLGNLAASIVVRKFGTATTTVEEMKEAFQTLLDEGI; encoded by the coding sequence ATGGCTGAATCAACTTGTTTTCAAGATACACTTAATGCTGCGGCTGAAAGATTATTTGCCTTACTAGACCGCTTTCATCAAGCAGAAATCCTAGTTATCGGTGACTTAACTTTAGATGAATTTCTTACAGGTCAAGTAGAACGAATTTCTCGCGAAGCACCAGTATTAATTTTGCGCCACGAACACACTAGACAAATTCCTGGAGGCGGTGCAAATGCAGTTTACAACCTCGCCAAGCTAGGAGCAAAAGTAAAAGTTGTCGGTTTAGTCGGAAAAGACCCCCAAGGAGAAGCATTACGAGCTATTTTTGAAGCTGCGGGCATTGATACAACTGGAATGCTCACTGCTACCGACCGCCCCACTGTCACCAAAACGCGCATTGGCGGTCACGCTCGTCAGTCTGTAACTCAGCAAATCGTCCGCGTTGACCGCAAATCAGACCAAATGCCAGACTTAGATTTACAGATGCAACTAGCCGAATATATTCGCTCTCAAATTGAAGATGTAGATGCTGTAGTTTGTTCTGACTACGGAGATGGAGTCCTAACTGCACCTGTTATTGAAGCTGCTTTATCACACAAGCATACTATCGTAGACGCTCAAAAAGGTTTAGAACGTTATCGCCATGCAAAACTATTTACGCCAAATTTACCAGAAGCAGAACAGGCAGTAGGCTATAGTATTAGCGAACCTCAATCTTTAGTCCGGGCTGGACAAGATTTACTGTCAAAAACAGCCGCAGAGCAAATTTTAATTACTCGCGGTGATGAGGGAATGAGTTTATTTGAAAGTCGGGATGGAGAAAGTGAATGTTGGCATATTCCTGCTTTCAACCGCACTGATGTTTTTGACGTTACAGGGGCAGGAGATACAGTAGTAGCAGCGTTAACTTTAAGTAAATGTGCTGGTGCATCTTTTTGGGAAGCATCGGTTTTAGGTAATTTAGCTGCTTCGATTGTCGTGCGGAAGTTCGGAACAGCAACTACAACTGTAGAAGAAATGAAAGAGGCTTTTCAGACATTATTAGATGAAGGTATTTAG